The genomic region GCAACGCACGAACACAGCATCAACTTCCGTCACGACAACGGAGAACCGGTCCAGCTCGCGCTCGATCCGAGCTTCGACCCCCTCATCGACCGGGCCGAGGGGATCGAGATCGGAGGCCACGCGGTTCGGGTCGTCACCCGCGAGGATCTCATCGCCATGAAGGAGCCATCAGCTCACGCGCCGGGCCAACGCCGAAGCAACGCTCTCCGCGACCTGGCCGACGTCGAGTTGCTCCGGGGCGACGTACCGGAGGAGGACGAGGGCTGGTGACCGTCCCCCGGTGCGAGCCGAGTTCGTGTCGGTCAGGAAGCCAGGCGTCCCAGGGCGACCACCCAAGGGCGGCGACGGTCGTGGATGGGATCGGGGCGCAGCTCGACGGTGAGATCCTCCACGCCGTGGGACGCGAGCAACTTGCCGACCTCCTCCGGCGTCGCACGTGAGCGGAAGACCGTCGCCTCGAGGAGCTCGTCCTGCTCCTCTTCGAGGTCGGACTCGCCCACCAGACAGGAGAAGTAGACCGGGCCCGAGGACAGGTAGCGCATCAGCGAGGTGAACACCGCCTCCCAGTCTCCGCGCGGCAGGTGGTCGAAGGCCGCGGACATCCACAGGCCCTCGAAGGCGCCCTCCTGGAAGGGCAGGTCGTCGTAAGCCGCCCGGACCAGTCCCAGCCGTGGCAGCAGCATGCGGGCCTCCGAGAGCGCCCCGAAGGACAGGTCGACCCCGATCGGGTGCAGGCCCGCATCGCTCAGCGCCCGCAGGTCCGTG from Actinomycetota bacterium harbors:
- a CDS encoding class I SAM-dependent methyltransferase, coding for MEKSPVAERLDPRTLRSITAYDRGARAYQEALRRRRPLADVRRFASFVREGARVLDLGCGPATDLRALSDAGLHPIGVDLSFGALSEARMLLPRLGLVRAAYDDLPFQEGAFEGLWMSAAFDHLPRGDWEAVFTSLMRYLSSGPVYFSCLVGESDLEEEQDELLEATVFRSRATPEEVGKLLASHGVEDLTVELRPDPIHDRRRPWVVALGRLAS